The genomic interval GCAGAAGAGGCCTTGAAGAAAGGGAGATGATCCCCCCCTACCCCTGCCGCCATACCCATATTAGGTCTATTACTAAAAAGGCATACATGCCCCCACCCCGCCACTTTCCGTCCCATCCCCTTATTTGGCCTGTTACAAAGAGTGCATAGATGAAGCGGGAATCTCACgttgaaaaaaatactaaGGAATGCAGGAaaagtcttattaaaaaatagaaatcaaGTTCTTATTTTATCCCTTATGGTGTAAAGTTTGTTCTATTCATTAGGACTTTCCCTTTGAATGCCTCAAACTGATAATGGACCTGAGATTAATTGATTCACTAACAAAATATCATTTGTGCAATTAAAAGCATCTGATTTAGCATTATGATTTTCTGTGACTTGTTTTTGTGATTTATAGGGATTAAAATTGCAGACTCCCATtctgctattccttagggtTTATTTAGTTATTATTAGTAGCAGTAGTAGCAGTAACCAAAGCGATAGCAGGACCAGTAGTTAGTTCTACATGCAAACTGGCTCAATTGACTTGTAAGCTCCACCATAATATTGATCTCTGTTTATCCTGTAGGTTTTGTGGCATCTCGGGAGTGCACCCAAGACTGTGTCATCAAGGGCTACAGATTCCGCAAAGGTCTCTCCATCTTTATCGACGCTTACAGCATGCATCACGACCCCGAGTTCTGGACGGATCCTGAGCGCTTCGACCCCGAGCGATTCAGCCGTGAGTGCAAGCAATCACGTGACCCGTACTCTTACCTTCCCTTTGGGCATGGCCCGCATAACTGCATTGGGATGAGGTAGGTCGAAGCGATTAAGAAACGTTTGGAATAGTCCTGGGTCAGCAATCGGTACAATTATGAGTCATGCTGATCAAAATAGTAATACTTGAGTAATTATTGGCTAGATTTCTTGAAACTTGGTACTGCTCATCACActtaaatgacaaataaaaatgatatacCAAAATACAACCAAGTAACCGTCTATTACCATATTTTTGGTTGTGGGCTTTCTGAGAAGGGCCCAGCTGTGCAAGAGATGTGAAGGGTACAGACCACTGTTTGTTATtcctcacggtgcgcaaaggttCTATTACTTACGGTGCGAAGAGGATATTTTACTCACGATGcacaaaggctctattactcacggtgcgcaaaggctctattactcgCGGTACGTAAAGACTATTAATCACGGTGcacaaaggctctattactcacggtgcgcaaaggttctattactcacggtgcgcaaaggctctattactcacggtgcgcaaaggctctattactcacggtgcacaaaggctctattactcacggtgcacaaaggctctattactcacggtgcacaaaggctctattactcacggtgcgcaaaggctctattactcaccgtgcgcaaaggctctattactcacggtgcacaaaggctctattactcacggtgcgcaaaggttctattactcacggtgcgcaaaggctctattactcaccgtgcgcaaaggctctattactcacggtgcacaaaggctctattactcaccgtgcgcaaaggctctattactcacggtgcgcaaaggctctattattcacggtgcgcaaaggttctattattactcacggtgcacaaaggctctattactcacggtgcgcaaaggctctattactcaccgtgcgcaaaggctctattactcacggtgcgcaaaggttctattactcacggtgcgcagaggctctattactcacggtgcacaaaggctctattactcatggtgcgcaaaggctctattactcacggtgcgcaaaggctctattactcacggtgcgcaaaggctctagTTCTCACGATGCACAAAGGTTCTATTACTCACGTTGCGCAAATGATCTATTagtcacggtgcgcaaaggctctattactcacggtgcgcaaaggctctattactccCGATGcacaaaggctctattactcacggtgcacaaaggctctattactcacggtgcgcaaaagGTCTATTACCCttggtgcgcaaaggctctattactcacggtgcgcaaaggctctattactcaccgtgcacaaaggctctattactcacggtgcacaagggctctattactcacggtgcacaaaggctctattactcacggtgcgcaaaggctctattactcacggtgctcAAAGGATTACtaacggtgcgcaaaggctctattactcacggtgcgcaaaggctctattactcacggtgcgcaaaggctctattactcacggtgcgcaaaggctctattactcacggtgcgcaaaggctctattactcacggtgcacaaaggctctattactcacggtgcacaaaggctctattactcacggtgcgcaaaggctctattactcaccgtgcacaaaggctctattactcacggtgcgcaaaggctctattactcacggtgcgcaaaggctctattactcacggtacgcaaaggctctattactcacggtgcgcaaaggctctattactcaccgtgcacaaaggctctattactcacggtgcgcaaaggctctattaatcacggtgcgcaaaggctctattactcacggtacgcaaaggctctattactcacggtgcgcaaaggctatattactcacggtgcgcaaaggctctattactcacggtgcgcaaaggctctattactcacggtgcgcaaaggctctattactcacggtcCGCAAAGgttctattactcacggtgcgcaaaggctctattactcgCGGTACGTAAAGACTATTAATCACGGTGCACAAAGGCATTTTTAATCatggtgcgcaaaggctcaattaatcacggtgcgcaaagacTTTTAATCACGGTGCACAAAGACTTTTAATCACGGTGCACAAAGACTTTTAATCATGGTGCACAAAGACTTTTAATCACGGTGCACAAAGACTTTTaatcacggtgcgcaaagacTTTTAATCACGGTGCACAAAGACTTTTaatcacggtgcgcaaagacTTTTAATCACGGTGCACAAAGACTTATAATCACGGTGCACAAAGACTTTTAATCACGGTGCACAAAGACTTTTaatcacggtgcgcaaagacTTTTAATCACGGTGCACAAGGACATTTCCAAAAATATTATTGTGCCTCTGAACGTGTGTGTGAGTCGAACAAAATCGTATGATTTCCAGTCGTTTCTGCTCACTTCTGACCTAGTTACCATAGTGATGAAAATCAATTCTCCGACAAGATAGCAAATTTCAAAACGCGGAAATTTATAAATAATAGTTGAAAGATTGCCcccaaaaaagttttttttcggAAGAGTGGATATAATGTCACTGTGTTTGGACACACTTACTTCACAAGAAATgaaaactaaactaaacttTTTAAGTGAGGTAAATTTTGATCGTATCCTTATTTTACTTACCATCATTTCCAAAAAGTGGTGGTTTTACGTCATTGACTCTACTAAAAAGCACGAGTATCGCGAGAAGATAAAAACTGATTAGAGACGTCATTGTTCCGTCGCTCTCAGCGAGTCACGGTCACCCTGTGGTATGGAGTCACTATGTGAATCGTGTATTGTTCCCACGGCCTTCCCACCCGCTCCAGTGAGGGGTATAAAAATTAACGCAAGTAAATATATATGTATGAATGTATCcgtctgtggtgttttttgtatttgttttaccAGGCCCCCATGTGTACTTTTAGTACTGCATCCCTTTGATTTGTTTGGTTTCCATGTACTTCTAATACTGTATGCCTTGTGTATTTTGCCAGGTTCCTATAGTTTTAATACTTTGTATACCTTGTGTATTTTGCCAGGTTCACATATAGTTTATGACTGTATGCCTTGTGTATTTTGCCAGGTTCCTATATAGTTTTAATACTATGTATACCTTGTGTGTTTTGCCAGGTTCCTATATAGTTTTAATACTTTGTATGCCTTGTGTATTTTGCCAGGTTCAAATATAGTTTATGACTGTATGCCTTGTGTATTTTGCCAGGTTCCTATAGTTTTAATACTTTGTATGCCTTGTGTATTTTGCCAGGTTCACATTTAGTTTATGACTGTATGTCAGGTATATTTTGTCAGGGTCCATTGTACAACTAGTGTTGTACAACTAGTACCACACCCGTCCTGATTCACTTACACTGGTTACCTGTGGAATTTAGGATACAGTTCAAGATTCTGCTTTATGTTCACCACAGCATTAATGACAACTCTCCCCGAAGTCCCTTATCCCTTATCAACTGCAGTCGCTCTTCCTATAGCCTCAGATCAATTACCGCTAATCTCCTGGTAGTCCCAAAGACTAGATGCAAAACCCTAGGAGACAGGGCGTTCGCACATGCTGGTCCAGAACTATGAAACAATTTGCCTATTATCATCAGGCGGATAAGAGGACTAACCCCTTTTAAACAAGACGTATCTGTTCCACCTAGCCTACAATGtttataatttaatttttatgtaactttttgtttcctttggttctttttatttagcGCTTTAGAATATGTATCTATAGTTTTAGCGCTTTACAAataattgtatttttattattattacttctAATACTGTTTGTCTTATGTTTTTTGCAGGTTCCTATATAGTTTTAATTCTGTATGTTTTGTGTGTTTGGCTAGGTGCCCATGTACTTCTAAAACTGTATGCTTGGTGTATTTTGCCAGGTTCCCATATAGTTTTAATACTGTATCTCTTGTGTGTTTTGCCAGGTTCCCATGTACAACTGTATGCCTTGTGTGTTTTGCCAGGTTTGCCCAAATGGAAATAAAGCTAGCCCTTGTCAGAGTCCTGAGAAAGTTCAGCTACGTGGCGACCGCTGACACCCCGGCATCCCCACCAGTTGTCGTCAGAGCACTTCTCGGTTGCGATGAAGATATGCGTCTGGGGATAAAGTTTAGGGATTGACTACTTACCTTATAGTACAAGCACATTGGATTAAGGGCATCTAACACACCAGTAACTTTGaatcccccaaaaatatacTTCTGTATGTTGTTTGACGCTTAagcattttttgctttttttaggaggccataaaaaaatctattttatatatattttgtttttgtttttacaataGTAAGGAAAAATAATTCCAATTAACCTTATctcgaaaacaaaatataagacGTTTTTCGAAAGTTGAAGGCAAATTTGACAGGGACGATTTCTTGTTAATCTCATATTTTTACGGGtaaaaatcataaagatcTTATTTACCAGCCAACTAAATTGGAATGTTTAGGTAACCTTACTTCGAACAGATATTTGGTAAAAAGTGATCGTTGGACACCTTTATGAAGACCCTTTGAAAAATGGATGCGATTAAATGTACATCGATTTGAAAATTGATTCTTAaaaattttctatagaaatTATTTGCCTGAATATCTCGACGATATAGCGACCCCgaaaaagattggtttgagatatttttttgcgaatctggacaagcaaataagcacttttagtgtagagttggaaattgtagaaaaaaaaaacaagtaaaatttactacgaagaaacaaaaacaaaaagcaaacaaactaCTTACAAGAGCAGTGtaagtcctaccattaaacttgtgtttgatattacctaggttacttcaattacatataagaatgagtctgtcgtttgtatttttgctGTAAATCTTGACGTTTGCCGATAAAAATTGTAGTTAGAATGCAGTCGTTAACAGCGAATTCGGCTTTCTCTTCTGCTTTTCCCCGCACTTAAATCACTACAAGTTTACAAAAATAGCTTtaaaacacataaacacatagtacctaccgaagagagcaccgctttatcttatctgtcatttctgtgtttattttggcttgaatttgccacacGAAATGATGTATTGACCAGAGCCCCCTATTGAgtagataaagaaaaaataaacctaATTACCTATGGACTGCATACTGAACTTCGTTTAAATAAAACCAATTTAGTAATTCTACGAGCGCTGTTGAATTCACAACAACATGCCTCTGAAGCGGCAGTTTAGACCGCcgaaatacaaaaaagtaGATAAAAAGACTATATTCATAAGTAGACTAGAAGCTCAACGAAATGGACGTTTAAAGTATTTGCCGAATGGCAGACACGAAGAATAAATGAAGATCCGGCCAAAGAACAGCGCTGATTTATTGAATAAAGACTTCCTCTAGAGTATTCACTACGCAACATCAGATACTTTGATTCCATTTTATTAACATTGAACATGCTCATCTAAAGCATTCATACATGTCTTTTTGTGCAAATGACTACCACTAGTGCTTAACTTAGTAGAACATATATCTACTCGAAACTAGTGTTAAGATCCTCTTATTTACAAACTCCTGGGCCCATGAGAGCGTGGATCGAATGCGATTTAAAAAGGCCCCGGAGTCTACACTCTGCGCCCTGTTCGTGCCTAGAATATGTGAGCTATACTGACCCAAGAGAAGTCACGAAAATGGAGTGAGGATCTAATATTGAAAATGCTTTATAAGGTGTTGGTGTTATAAGGGTAGCCATGCGGATTAGGTAGACGGGATCAGCAGTTTTTTAATTGCTCGTCACTTAACCCAAAGATAGCCTTGGCGCTCTCCCGGCATTAGACCCGGTAACTCTCCTATGCCATAGGTAATACGTCTCTCTGTGGATGTTAATCATAAAAACTatcaatactttttttttttctttgaagtTAAAAAAAGCGTTATTTAGGCGGTGGAAGTCCGGGGGTAACgaaagtgatggtggtggtggaatGGTAAGGGTATTGCTGGtagtggaatggttacggtagtgatggtagtggtggaatggttacggtagtggtggaatggttacggtagtggtGGAGTGAATacggtagtggtggaatggttacggtagtgatggtagtggtaggatggttacggtagtgatggtagtggtggaatggttacggtagtggtggagtggttacggtagtggtggaatggttacggtagtgatggtagtggtggaatggttacggtagtgatggtagtggtggaatggttgcggtagtgatggtagtggtggaatggttacggtagtgatggtactggtggaatggttttggtagtgatggtactgGTGGAATGGTTTTGGTAGTGGTGTGATGTGCCCGGGTGGGTTATTTGATGAATGTTGGAAGGTGAACGAGACTCACCTGAGTGTTGGCTTGCGAACCATATTTCGCCGCATTCCGCGTTATCACGAGTATCGAAAACTGAAACGATATTCAGATCACGGTATTAATCAACAGGACGTCATACTTTTAAAACCACCCAGCCTATTTTACGGTCACTCTTACAAAATTTGTGGTCGGAGGAAGAGATTTGAACATGGgataaaatttaaatttaaagtaggataaaattataattataaatttTATAGGTCCTTATAACCTTTAAGAATTTATAATAGATTTGACAATTATTCTTTGGATTTTCTTCTATCAAATGACATCAGTTCGTATGTATAGCATATATAATTTTATCTTCTTCGAATGGTCTTTACAAAACAAACGGGTCTGGTATTTACGTATTTCGTATTTCCAATTGACGTCATTAGATAGCTACAGGCATTTACCACAGGAGCCCCGAGCGGTCTTCGGCCGTTTGTTTCTTGTATTGTATCAAAAGCATTCCCTTGATGGGCGTTACAGCATTATGTATGAAAAACAATCCATCCTcttaaaaatcctttttttcaaatatttttttcctttttcttgatAACCAGACCTTACCAGAAATTTTCGAGTTGTTAGGTATTTTGAAGCCCACAGCAATGTCATTGCATGGATTGGACTCCCACTTGAACGGGTAGACAAACGAAACTATGATGCGAGGACAGCTGGAAATAGTAATCAAATGTGAAGTTCATTAAAACGTTTTTCCTAGACACTCCTTTGAAAATCTAGTTTGTTCTAGGTTTGTATCTCGAAACTTACATTTCATCCTTTCCCAAGCACGAAGAGTCAAAGTTTTGAGCTCCACTGGGAATCTGAAAGCAGCAATTTTGAAACCGTCAGGAAAAATGAGGCAGTTTCCTCTGCTAtaaccccctcccttcccctctTACACCGGCGATGCAGTCAACCACGGCCAACCACAGGTATCCTGAAGAGAGCGAAAGGGAATAAGCTggtaccacaggtatcctgaAGAGAGCGCAAAAGACTAAGCTGGTAACAAAGGAATCCTGAAGAGACCTCAAGAGATTAAGCTggtaccacaggtatcctgaAGAGAGCGCAAAAGACTAAGCTGGTAACAAAGGAATCCTGAAGAGACCGCAAGAGATTAAGCTGgtaccacaggaatcctgaaaAGAGCGCAAGGGACTAAGCTGGTGTCGAAAGTTTCTTCAAGAGCACAAGGCCGGGTTGCATGacatcaataaaaataaaaatatgtacattAATACACGAACATTGTGagaacccccccccttccccttccgTCGCGAGCCCACGgtaatatcattattattattccccTCCAACCTTGTAGAAGACAGTGTTATTCTTGTATTTATCATCAGTAGACAATGAGTTGAAGGGTACTTCTACTTGGAAAACACCTACAAAATGAACGCAGTTAAATCCATAACGCATTTTTTTGCCAACAAACCGCGCGAAAAAAATTGAGGCTCCATAAGTTCTCCTATGGCCCAACAAAACGAGGACAGTAAAATATACATAATAAATCGTTTATCGCGCAGTGTGGCGCCGTTTTGTGGTAATTTATGTTTTTGAGCGGTACGGTGATGTATGCCCTGATAGTCAACCAATAAGAGCGGGCGTAGCATAACAAAAGCTGTATAATAACCACCACTACCAATTATGTAGTACTCAGCAAGCTTTTTCTCGTTAATGATCGGGGCACGACGATCACGTCGTTTGAAGAATCTAACTTGACTCATATTTCTCTTCCAAACCACGAAGTACCAGGAAATCCCAGATTGTAACTAGTAATGTGGTAAATGATCTTACTCTTCAGCTTGTAACTAGTAATGTGGTAAATGATCTTACTCTTCAGCTTGTAACTAGTAATGTGGCAAATGATCTTACTCTTCAGCTTGTAACTAGTAATGTGGCAAATGATCTTAGTCTTCAGTTTTGCCTACCTTCGTTCCCTGCGATCTCGTGGATGTCTTCATCAGAGAGCTTCCTGCCCGGGATGTCAGTCTCGGTGAAGGTGACGCAGGCGACGGAGTCTGCGCAGTTGTTCTCAGCTTTCTGAAGATGATCCATGTTGCTAGCGTTGATAGTCACAACCAGCGTCCACCCGCCGCCTTTAAAGAAGAaagatgttttatttttaatttaaggGTCCTTTTTCAAATAAGCGCACCATCTCCTAGCAACCCCTTTAAGGCTTAAAAAAAGATTAGCCTAGTTCCAGTCGTGATCACCGGGCTTCCTGTGCTTGGAGATTAAATGATAGATAGCGTAGGGCCTGGGACATGCCAGCCACAAGATAAACCCATTCTGAAACCCGGGCAAGAACGCATTGTACTCGGCTGATTGCTGGACACTATCCCGATGACTTGAGCTGattcttattttcttacttGCGATTGATTTTTTGGGTTTCAGGATAGTGTATTATCCGCTTATTTGCGAAATTATTTGTAGTTTgttttgatagtttttttttgtgagaaAGTTTTCGCGTATTAGCGGATAAAAACTGCTCTTTAACTCAACAAAACCACAAGCTACGCATTCTGATTCTTCTTTTTTTAGGATTCTAGCAATTGGGATTCAAgtgttattttttatgaaagagGATAATATTCTAAAAGAGAATTATATTCTGCTTGCGCCATTTTCTCACCAAATCTTTCCATGTCACAGTATACTTTCGTCTTTTTGcgtttgttttttgtcttgaTCCAGTAATACCCGTTTTTCAGATCTGGATAACGTTTCAGCCAATCAGCGCACGATTCTTCGAAGGGGGGCTTTTCGTGGAAGTCGTTAGTGGCGTGAAGGGACCTGTGGTTCTGGGTCACGTGCTCCGGGAAGTCCTCCTTGCTTGCATTGTTCAGCTCACACATGTGGGTCGCCCGGTCGAAGTTGATGCTTCTGCAGTCGGCATGGTCAAGGCAACCGGAAGTGCAACTGTCTACACCAATCCCTGGCCGCTCTtccatcacgtgacctttcagGTAAGTCCCATATTCTGTCTGCATCCCTGGCCCGCATTGCTTCGCGCATGCTCCGTGGAGCAAAAGACAGGTGTTTAGGTAACAGCAAATAAGGCGCCTTAAAGAAAAAGTGAGTGAAAATTAAAAAGGATAAAAGGAATGCGAAAGAGGGTATCCAGTCAATTCGTCCACAAaccaactcgtccacaagtTGAATCAACGCGTCCACAAgtagcagggccgtagcagggggtggggcactgggggcacgtgcccccctaatatttttaaaatatataaggaaataaccagtaggggcgtggccgtgaccccaaatattttcttgatgtttttgtattgtgccccccgcccaatatttcgaggtctGCTACGGCACTAAGTAAAGTCAACTCGCCCACAAAAAAGG from Nematostella vectensis chromosome 14, jaNemVect1.1, whole genome shotgun sequence carries:
- the LOC5504777 gene encoding uncharacterized protein LOC5504777 — protein: MRNNTRRLICCYLNTCLLLHGACAKQCGPGMQTEYGTYLKGHVMEERPGIGVDSCTSGCLDHADCRSINFDRATHMCELNNASKEDFPEHVTQNHRSLHATNDFHEKPPFEESCADWLKRYPDLKNGYYWIKTKNKRKKTKVYCDMERFGGGWTLVVTINASNMDHLQKAENNCADSVACVTFTETDIPGRKLSDEDIHEIAGNEGVFQVEVPFNSLSTDDKYKNNTVFYKIPSGAQNFDSSCLGKDEICPRIIVSFVYPFKWESNPCNDIAVGFKIPNNSKISVFDTRDNAECGEIWFASQHSERRITYGIGELPGLMPGERQGYLWVK